In Danio aesculapii chromosome 8, fDanAes4.1, whole genome shotgun sequence, the genomic stretch ACATAGTGCACTGATGAAAACGGTTCATCCAGGTAAGATCAGGGCTGCGCGATCAATGGTGTCGGCCACGTCGAAGACAAGAAAACCAGGCTAACGTTACTCCAGGTAATGTTAGCTCACGGATGCCTCCTAGTGGTCAGGGGCCCTCCTGCCCAGGGCCAGAGAGTGGAGTCAGAGCAAGGAGAAAACTGGTGAAACACATCCTACAGCGACTCAACACTACAGACAGGTGAGCTATAAGAAGACATAACAGTCTCACCAATGTATTCATATAATAACACTATAAATCTGTATTTAGGTATCATTGAAAtactatccacttgttaagtcatgacgtatcAGTGATGTatggcttgctgcatcacagatatcaaaattgtaacaatttataaaaaaattgtcactttttggccatcggatattaggcaattgtgattttcgaaagtatcaGAGCGATTtgaaaacgtttattattacaatttgttGAGTCTCCACATACAGTttaatagagcgcttggacctgaAAGCCGCATCTCGTGACAGtgcacttaacaagcagatagtaGTTTATATAGCAGTTTAAATTGAGAGTTGTTATTATAAATGAAAACCATTAAAGGTTACATTTgcagtaaattacatttaattatttggtagatgcttttatccaaattgACTTAGAAATCAGGTGAATAAAAGTACAGAAAAGAGATTGTTAGAAGatcaaagcattttaaaaaattaatatataaaaaattggtCAGTTTAGAGGATATTTTTATAAGAAAGTTAGGAAAATGTGATTATAAActtattcatgtatttttttcataGGTATAGTTCACTtataaatgcagattttgttattattattcatccttcacttgttctaaactggcttgattttctttcttctgttgaacacaaacgaagatgttttgaaagaaagaaagctgggaatctgtaaccattgaataGTAGCAATAACAAATAGGAAACACTTTAttgtgatggtccatttgagtattagtagactgtctgcttaatatctgttgatactgcaacatacatttaactgactataagaaactttgcaagtacatgtcaacttacactaaccccaacctaacagtctacttataatcaatcaataataatgagaattagttggcatgtagatgcagtgtaacttaaattcaagaaATGGACCATCAAcacaaagtgtgaccaaaattactatggaagtcaatggttacaccttttcagcttttttaaaataacttcagTTCTgtacaacaaaagaaagaaagtttgGAActgcatgagggtgagtaaatagtgagtaaattctcatttttaggtgaactatccctttaaatataaaAGGTAGAACAGAAAATGGAGTAGAAACCAtgtgttttttaaagatattgATAGTAATAAACACAAAAAGCTGTTCTTTTTTATTCCCAGGTCTCATTTTATAGCTGATAAGCATGGTGTGCGGGTGTCCTCTGAGCTCTATATAGAAGATGGAAAGATTCGGATCAGTGTGGATGAAGCAGAAGTTTATGAGTTGAAGCTGTTTGTTCAGAACACAGGTCAGGAAGCCGTGTATTTCACATACTACACTGCTCTTTGCTGGCTGCAGTATTTCACTCTGGAAGACAGTCGGGAAGTCACACGCAACAATCCACTCCGTCTGGAGCCACGTGAGTCATGTTACACTTTATACcagtgatgcccaaactagggccagagggccaaagttggcccatggtaacctttgattcgGCCCGCCATCTCATCTGAGAAGAACGGAAGAAGAATGGGAATGTTTcgatgttttattgttaaacgctaactgaattaaaatgtttcaattaagtggcttaaatgaatcagattttgtttacatGTATATGCTGTCACCTGACAATGGATGATGATTGAGGTTGATGAAGAATGATGGGGATGTTTGATGTTCAGcattaaatgtgattgtttatgtttttactgcattaagttatcatttgtaaaaaatatactgCATTAGTGATATGGTTTAAAGTAACGTTTtctatttatgtttaaatattataaaataaattaggaaattacccatggcaactttaatgtaatatactttggtatatttaacttcggccaacagctctcaatgatatttggtttttggctcttcatacaAAAAAGTCTGTGCACCCCTGTTTTATACACTGATGCACAATGCTGTTTAGAGGTTACATTTGTATAAATAACATGGATTTACATCTTTAACATGATCTGTTAGAAATCAGCATAAACTCTGTGTTTTGGAAAACTGTAGGTGAGAAGTATGAGGTGATTGTGAGATTCAAATCCAGTCATGTTGGAGTTTATTCGGCTACTTTGGCATTTGAGTTTAAGAAGAACACCCAGCCCACCACACGTCCCTTCCACATTGTGCGCTTCATTGAGGCAGAATACAGGAGTAAACTTGCAGCCCAGCTGGGCCCTACAGAGCCATACAAGCCTCTGAGACTCAACATCTCTGAACCCGAAAACTGTATAATAGATGAGGGTTTTCCACCTGATGGGTGAGATAAAAGCAAACACTTACTGCATCGATCCAAATACAAATCAACCCTgattataaaacttaaaatcttgatttatttgatcatttaatttagaaatttttgaattataattaaaataacctGTCACATTCCCCAATAATATATGGGGGAACCTCATTTTACACATATTTGGCACTAGTTTTTTTAGGGTGTATTTATGACATCCAAAAAAAAATCTAGACCctgaatttaatattaaataacgtAGAATAAacgtatttattaaaaaaaatgcatatttagtCATTGTCATTagtgataaaaatgtaaacatgtattttcACTTATGTGCTATTGCTAAATATTTATATTCTGACTTTACTTTTCTTCATACTCTtcttattgtacatttatttatgtgtttttcttTCCTGTAGTTATGTTCAGAACTTTCTTGTAAATGTTCTGCCACTGGGGAAATACATTCCTCCACCTGACACCACTATACTGGCCAAACTCCTCAGTCAGGACTGTTCTACTCGAATCTTCAGGGGAAAACTTAAGGAACTTCAGTTAGtgcagttttaatttaaatatgaatgtatttaaCACACTTAATCCTGTGATGGAAAAAGCTAAATCTTCAGAAGTGATTACTCTTCAATGTACTTTCTTCAATGTCACAGTACACGAttcttcagaaacatttccaATTTTGCCATTTCGaatggatctgacataattttaTGATAAGATGTTATAACAGGCACAAGCAATGCAAACAGGGAGATAGATATGCCGATTATAACAGACACACCTGTTTGCATTGCTTGTGCACGTTGTTTTGTTTACACTGTTCACAGCAGAACATGAACTTTGGTCATAGTTTGCCCAAACACTAATGCCCCAGAAGTAATGGGCAAGTTTTTTTTGAGACTATTCCATATGTATTTTCATAAGACATCTCAGGGCCTCCCAAAATTTTCAGCCCACGAGcctcaaaataacaattccagtgacacACAAGCTCTGCTATCCTCTGAGGTGGTCATAAATCTACAAACGTTGCGTGGAACAGTGCACACACATTAACAGGCCTTTGTAAACAGGAGTATATTGACAACACAACACAATAGAGATCACGTtcatggcctgtatttatttttaatgtttgtgaGTGCTGAacaggtgtcagaaagtttaaaatGGTGCTCTAAAATCGATCTGCTGCAACTGAGGCTATTGATGTGTCAATAATCTAccgtaatcaccccaggggttgcAATTTAATAGAAACTAaactgaaaggctgatggctttttatttccatgttattgtttttttaatataaccaAAGTTTATTAACTACAATGtaagaaaatgtattttgtgtttttggtttacagtggtgaattgcattatgggaccttgatctctgctctatcgacttttaatgctaaaaattcaattctacagtttaacaaagtgacttttattgacaggttttatagtttgaaataatataatgtataaaaaaagtaTGTAGagaaacaagtctgtaaaatCACAGaatcagacaatatatcacttttaactaaaaaaaatgttaataaagtctttttttctgaacttttcaaggttaaatgttGTTAGAAGAatgatcaaggtcccataatgcagttcaacataaataaatagggaaaaataaaatacaaaaaactgcttatttacggatatttttttagagtgtactttttaatattttgtacatTATGAGTAAAATACGGTTATTCTAAAAGTTGaataaaatttattacatttttgaaaatcaccaagcaaccctcAGAGGGTCCAAAcacccactttgggaaccactgagaTATTTTTTTGAAAACCACTGTTGCTTGTGTAGACTTCAATATTCCTTAATAATCTAGCCATCTACTGGTTTCgtagtatattataatatatacatatatatatatacagttaaagtcagaattattagccccactgtttattttttcacagaatttctgtttaacggagagaagattttttcaacacatttctaatcataatagttttaataactcatttctaataactgatttatttatctttgccatgatgacagtaaataatatttgactagatatttttcaagacacttctatacagcttaaagtgacatttaaaggcttaactaggttaataagtttaactaggcaggttagggtaattaggcaagttattgtataatgatgatttgttctgttgactatcgaaaataaatttgcttaaaggggctaataattttgaccttaaaaatgtgcataaaaaattaaaaactgcttttattctagccacaataaaacaaataaaactttctccagaagaaaaaatatcatcagacatactgtgaatattttcttgatctgttaaacatcatttgggaaatatttaaaaaagaaaaaaaaaaaaaaatcaagggcttatatatacatatacatatatatacatatacatatatatatgcacacacacacacatatatatatatatatatatacatatactagtATCTGTATTGTCAATTTGTATGCTTAATATGACATTTGATGCAATATTTTTCTCTTTTGTGTGGCTTGTCTAAATGTTTCACTGTAATGCGTAATATGGTGTGTTAGAGTAAAATTGTATGAACATTCCTGAGTACTCCAGTGTATTCATATTTGCTTATAATGAGGATTAATGATCCCTTCCTTTGGTGTTCCCTAGGTCACTTCTGCAGAGTCCCCTGACTTTCGATAACTATGCAGAACGCTTTGATTTACTGCTGTATCTGGAGGAGTGTCAGATGCATGTGGATATTAAGAGATACAATAAAGACAGTGTCACCTTATTCAAGGACCGTGACAAAAGGCTAATGGGTTTAAATGTGAGTTAAAATGTCTTTTGATAAAACTCTTCCTGAACAGTTCTGTTTGTGTTGGAGATTGTTTGTGGGTCTCTTGTGTTGTGTTAAAGCTCCCCGGCGTCTCAGAAAACAGGCCTTCAGTCCTGAGAGGAGATCACCTGCTTCTTACGAAGAGCGAGGAGGTCACTATCTCAAATGTGACCAAATACAAGGGCTACGTCCACAGAGTGGAACTAGATCAGGTCAAACTGGGATTCTCCAAAAGGTACGAAGCATCATCAGTGAGatttagggtgtgttcacacttagtTGTTCAGATTAAAATAAACTTTGATGTACTTATTCTGTTATTTGAATAAGtggttattttaataagtacagttgaagtcataattattagcccccctttgatttcttttctttttgaaatatttcccaaatgatgtttaacagagcaaggaaattttcacagtatgtctgataatattttttcttctggagaaagtcttatttgttttatttcggctagaataaacaccattttaagaacataattattagcccctttaagctatatatttttttgatagtctacagaacaaaccatctttatacaataacttgcctaattaccctaacctgcctagttaacctacactgaaaaaaattattcaaagatgattccttggatttactcaatttttttacgttaagtggttgtaaaaaaaaagtgttgcatgcagaattgttgcaaacaatttatttgtgttgaatttaaacaaattaaatttaataatgttcaacttaatttgtttgtttaaattcagctcaaataaattgtttacaaccacttaacgtaaaaaaaaattgagtaaatccaaggaatcatctttgaatttttttttttcagtgtaattaacctagttaagccttcaaatgtcactttaagctgtacaaatatctagtcaaatattatttactgtaatcatggcaaagataaaataatcagttattagaaataagtgattaaaactattgtgtttagaaatgtggttggacaaaatcttctctccattaaacagaaattggggaaaataaacaggggggctaataaattctgacttcaactgtatgtttgctTAGTAAACCAGGAGCAAAATATGTAATTTTCTTATTATTCTGGTCCAAAAAAGTCAAGAGAGTTGAACTACAGGTGTGAACACATCCTTAATGCATGATCATACTGTATTTGCTTAATGAAATTGTTAATGAAAGCATAGTTTCTAGAATAGAAGCTGCGATGTCAAAATTACATTGAGAGAAAGAGTgtagcttttattttgtaataaaaacgCTGGtttcaaatgataataataataaatcatgctctgaaaaataaacttatttcttACTAATTTTATTAAGCTGATTCTAAAAATTGTCTGTGTTTTCTCGAGTGTCACTTTCTTATCAACATTAATATCTAtttatcacaagaaaacacactCACAGCCATGATTCATATCTTCCTCTGAGTCAGGTTTGAACTATTTGTGCAACTCTCAGTCACTTGACACATGTATAACACTATTTTTATCTGCTCAAATATAGCCACTATGTGAGGGCTGTATTTTAATGACTTATGTGACCAATGTTTAAAATcgtacttattttttttaaataattatttttgcgctctaaccctaaccctaatcattaacaaacatttactgaatgtgtttttgtttccATTGGGTGTTAAGGTTCCTTAAAGACGTATACATTGATAAGATGAAATTCCGTGTAGAGTTCACAGTCAATCGTATTCCAGTAAGATTACAACACAGAGCGGTTTCATATGGCGGTCCAACCACAACCTTAAAGATGTGCTGTTCCCTGTGGCCTCAAGGAAGCCTGAACCCTGTGGCCTCCACCTGCTCTGAGGTCAGTAAGACCCATATTTGCTACTAATATGTTATTGAACATTTAGAGTGGGGAAATGATAAGCCTTCCTGGTCAATATGTTTGTCTTTAGGCTCTTTGATCGAAAGCTTGAGTATAACTTTGAACAGTACAGTGCAGTGTGTAACATTGTGGCCGGTACATCCAAACCTGCACCGTATTTGGTGTTTGGACCTCCTGGCACTGGTAAAACCGTCACGATAGTTGAGGCCATCAAACAGGTAAAACTGGTTATCAGTGAACACAACAGTATTATATGTTTGCTTGTATGAAAGAAAAAAGCTTTTGCCAAGTCattctttgtctttctttctctttttctcaaCTTCTCAGGTGGAAAAGAATATCCCCGATGCCTATATTCTAGCTTGTGCTCCATCTAACAGTGCAGCTGATCAACTGTGTGAAATGTTGATCACTAGTAAACATGTTGATGCGCACAAAATATACCGACTCTACGCTAGCTCACGCAATCAAAAAGACATCCCTAAAATCCTAAAGGTTTGttctttgaaattattatttttatttaagtgatTACAGAAAAACTGCGCAAGCTGGGCTCCTCCTGGAAGACAGGATTTCCTTGAGATCTCCCACCACCAGGTTTTCTAGAATGATTGAAAGCTGAAACTGTTCTTTAAAAATAGACTGGATTAATGCCAGTGAGAAAAAGAGCTTCTACCCTGGCACAAAAAATGGACTGTGCCTCATGTCTGAGTTCATTCTTTACCATTAGCCAGGCGGATGATGAGTTTAGCATTCAGCATTCAACTCTCTTATCATCTCCCTTTCTTCTGTTGTCATTATGTGTCATTCCATCTCATTCCAAGACCCCCATCTCTAAAATAGTATGTAGTCCATGCTTACTCCTCATCATAGCAAACATGGGCAAAGAGCCCAAAGCTGCCACAACCCCAGAGTTAGTGAAGCACAATATCAATCACTGATGCAGAGCCTGCCTGAACATCAGCAAAGTCCCTTTAGGGCtagtcatttcacttggtggccatctttgaaacgcctctcgggcagtatgatCAGGCATCCTGTCTAAATGGGGGAAAcctcaaattcttcaaaactgtttgtcAAACTTACGatcacattacatatttggaatcatcaataaaattaaacaactgtctcataagttttatTTCATAAAAGATGATTAAGTCTTTCACTGATGGTTCACGATTCATTTATTGGTCACACTCCATAGAATTATAATGCCTCATTTCATCATGAATCACCGTAAGAActagagagaaaataaaaaaacaaacaaacacaaatcccGAAATCCCGAAACTTAAAACACCAAGCCAACATCAACAATCAAACAATAatctcaaacaaacaaaccaaattaCCTTATTTTTCCTTAAGCCAGTTGCTAAAACTCATAAACGGGGAATCCGTGAAGCAGCTGTATACCTGTGCCTTTTTTACtgtgtttcacctagcgtttcatGCTTGACGTGCTTTGCTTTACACCCATTACTACACACGATATATATCCGGTAGGCTCTGCAATTTCAATATCATAATTAAAGTCCCCAAACAACTTAGTTCATTCAACAAATCAAACCATattcaaaatacaacaaaataacaaaaccaaaaaaaattcaaatcatAAACATAGTAACACATTGTTTCAAGTTTCTGTACagtccgaatcaaacaaaatctccatattttcaggttgcccaagctaatgcgcatacgCACTCAAAAGGAACGAAATCATGACACcgacctcatttatggccgtgttacacattatcatcctctggatatgAATCATCTGATTGAGccgtcttctgaagtaatccacaacttggtcttgatagcaaatgacagcgactctttgtctacaagtttgtgggcgtttgagtagttgctgtcatgtgatgtgcgattgacaggacggactgtacctcttGCGTTCAATTCATAccaattacaaaaccaaaaaacttttgttttcaagtacaCTTGGTTCATTTCAAAGCACAGATTTCAAACGTTATGTGGATATaattcttatgtctgtgaagaaaGTATTCgttgagattccagtgtgtttgttgaccaccaaactattgtaaaagcacacatctggtcccCTGGAGAAACCTCAGTCTATAGCGAGTATAGCGAGTACTAGTaagcggggcttcatttgccagaCTGAtacaagtgacacgtcttgtgtatttaAGTCTTTGACATCAGCCTTGGAACCAGAGCCTGCTGCGGTGTCCTCCTATACAAAATTAAGTTAGGAGCTTTAGACTGGGCACACACTGCATGATGACAGGCTGATTTTAAGCCGATTTCTCCCCTTCTAGCAATATTAGGCGATTTTTCTGATTATTATGGTGGTTCTAAAGAAGTGCGTTTTGAGTGACTCAATCTACTCGGAAGAATGCTGCAGGGACTCTGATTGGAAAACTTAAATGTTCAACATGTTGAATGTTTACAATCAGATATCCTAATGTTTAGGGGGAAGCCTGAGGACAAATATGCATATGAGCCAGATCCATTaacacatgaaacaaaacaatatcCAATCAGAAAACAAGCTGACAGAAGACAAACACAGCCATGGCGCAGCACAAGCTAAAGTGGATTTGGACAGCAGACAGAGGATCAGTTTGTTGAATTTTGCCAACAGCACAACCGTTTATTCGTCCATTATGTTTATTCTCAAGTCTTGAGAGATTTCCTGTGTTCACATTTGGGTCTCCATTGAAAGTCTgttggtgtgtggtgtgctgtcTTTGTCACACTGCGGCACACCACACACTatttcaagcaaaatattttagtcatcatGTTTGTAGTCTTTAACATTTAGAAAATTTGATCAAATTTAAAATCTTGTTTAGTGTGTACATAGGCTGGAAGTTGGAGCAAGCCTCACCCTTGTTTCCCAGCACAAAACCTCCTTCTCCTCTTCCATCTCCTTTAATGTCCTAGTCCCAACCTGAATTTTTCCTCCCCCTGTCCACTCTTATACAATCTTCTTCACTCATTCCACCCAACCGTAAGCTACTTTACCTCAGCTAGTTCTGTCTAGTTCTTAAATCGCATGCATTCTTAAATCATCTAAACACCATCATTCTTACTGGACCTCCCAGAACCTTAGTTTTTCCCTTCAACATGGCTTGAAGCTCCCTTGAAGATCGTCTGTAACCTCTATCTGTAAACACATAGGCTCCATATTAGCTCATTGGTCCCTAGGCTTCTCAGTGGATCAAAATCAGTTTCAACTTTGGTCAAGCATCACCCTGGTTCTGCTACAAGTGCAAAACCAGAGCATCTGGTCTCTCCCACCTTCAGCATTAATGTGGCATTCTCCACTTCTCCACCTCAATACCATATTATCTGCCCCAAAACCATAACTCACACTCAATGTCTGCTAAATTCTATGGGATTTCTATGCAAGGTAACATGATGGGAATTCAATTAAATGTGACCAAATGCTTATAGTTTTTACCCTTTTAATGTTTGTGTTCAGGACAACAGCAATGTGGATGGAGAGATGATTGATTTCCCATGTAAAGAGGATCTCATGTCCTACAAGATCCTCATCTGCACTCTGGTCACTGCAGGCAGGTAAAGGGAGTCATCTTGTACAAACTCAATTAACTCTCTTACAGACGTTGAACACAATTTACAGCGGTCGGCATGTATtgtaatagactgatttcacacggccgccattttaGAAGTGAAATTGAGGCTGTGGTGGGAAAAAACCTGGAAGTATCGCCTGGAGACACACAGGAACGTTGTTTACTTGGCTGTATATCATATCAGCGAAaaaaaagtgacacaaatttatcatttcaccgccttccgagtgacctgaAGATTCGTTCTGAATGGGTAGttaaaataaaaaggaatattggacctcattttcagctacaGTAAGTTAAGGggaatggcactagttagctaacgttttctttcccaaacataTGTTTCAGATGTCATTTATCAAAATCAAGTTAATAAACTTactctttcactatattagatttgtcatgatactgaatttcggtatggaaataaaaaaaaaactcaatttcccgctaacatttaagcactgttgaaccagtttttaaacaccactgatttgccatagtattcacattcagtgctcaacagaaattactgtgattggccgtcaGTTCACTACAATTCACCAATTTTTACCGAgtgcaacagctggaggtttgtagtccacagcaggTTGTTGCAATGTTTAGAGTGCTGATTCTATACTTCTAGGTTTCTTCCCACAATAGCCTCGCTTTCGTTTTTTAAAATGGCTGCcatgtgaaataagcgtattatgTTGATAGGCTGGTCACTGGGGGGTTTTCTGGGGATCATTTTTCTCACATCTTTGTGGATGAAGCTGGACATGCTGTAGAGTCAGAGACCATCATCAGTGTGGCAGGTGGGCAACCACTTTCTTTACCTCCaatatttactgtaataaatgaattaaaggcTGATAATGGTGTGATCTATCTTCCATAACATGCTGCTGtgttattgtgtgtatgtgtgtaggaCTGTTGAATGCAGAGACAGGACAGCTTGTTTTGGCTGGGGATCCCAAACAGCTGGGACCAATCCTGAGATCCCCACTTGCCATTAATCATGGACTTGGTAGGATGCACATATACTGACACAAACTAACTAAACCAACTTACCAGTGTTAAAaatcattcatattttattttatcactatttattgttttacaataACTGAATAATGACTGTTCACGTGTAATGAATCATGCGGTGGCTCTGTTAGCACACAGCACGTAGGTTGCTTGtctgagtcctggctggaccaggaggcctttcagtgtggattaattggataaactaaattggccgtagtgtgtgaataaaCAAATGGAGACAAAGGTGCTTAAGTAAAATATTGTGTATGAGtatgttttattgtaatttattgtcAATTATAGTTGCATGTGTCTTTCGTAGATGTCTCTTTGTTAGAGAGGCTGATGACACAGAATGATCTTTATAAGAAAGACGATGTGGAATTCGACAAGCGATACGTCAGCAAACTTATTATGAATTACAGGTAGGATGTGCCCGTCTGTTTTTAAGAGTtaaatattatagttttttttattttaatgataagcTATGGACAAAGCCAGTCAGTTATGGTGCCTATTAAAGGATTAACAGATTGAAGAACTACTCGTTTTTGATGACCCTAAACCCCTAAATCTAAAATGGAGTTTTCTGTATATAGGTACAGAATCAGttatggctgcacgatattatTGCGATATTTATATTTTCTGCAATGTATATTGCGATTTTTCTCaagatagcttaaaggggtggtccactacgatatcatattttaaactgtagttgatgtgtaatgtagctgtgtaaacataaacagcatctctgaatgtaatattttCAAAggtcaatgcaaagggagaccttggcttttacagagttagcttagcaaagcctactaTGAACGAAGTTAGGGGACTACAAAGAAAATCCATCAGGGTTAATGAGATCATTAATGCTTCAGGTTACACGCATTCACCATGGgcacacaccctgcgcagcgaaggggcatggccagagccgctgtaatgttatagtagagaaagctaaaatgccttcCAAACTCTGCTATTTtaacagagcttgttctgtttctttatttggccttccaaaggacacgacacaatgagagaagtgcttacaattgaattttaattatgttacagagagttataaaaaaacatatatagatagcatttgacaaaggacagcttccagaatctttcCCAGTTCAGTGgtggattcggctaaaactcctCAAACAAGGAgctgctccaaccataatagaagaagccgTGGATTGTGctccacaacctgtaagtgtttttatttgataaaattgatGAACTACATGCACatgtttctagcgttaacggcaTGTTGTAACAGGGATGTAACCaagaatgtaaacaatgggaaatgctgtttggcactgctaacaatttaaTAACAAACTCATATATAtcagtcaaacccctgtaaacacccacaattttCACCGGCgcatgcagtgtctctctatgtggccgctttctctgcgttctacatctcaaataacaaactcgcaaaagatactCCCTGAGAACTATTGtagggcgatgtcgaccaatttgtcatcgtacgatgtctaatatgaaacattgcgatggacgatgg encodes the following:
- the mov10b.2 gene encoding LOW QUALITY PROTEIN: putative helicase mov-10-B.2 (The sequence of the model RefSeq protein was modified relative to this genomic sequence to represent the inferred CDS: deleted 4 bases in 2 codons): MIAYGCRSVSAIALTQWELSDSMSRRNRNSYLSIAAVRTIGLDFIEMLEETNRRSISDRNTLTDIYNKEFRDRNDGVKDPNFSRVLYALRNANKAHLSRTGRVYFNTNVRSGLRDQWCRPRRRQENQANVTPGNVSSRMPPSGQGPSCPGPESGVRARRKLVKHILQRLNTTDRSHFIADKHGVRVSSELYIEDGKIRISVDEAEVYELKLFVQNTGQEAVYFTYYTALCWLQYFTLEDSREVTRNNPLRLEPREKYEVIVRFKSSHVGVYSATLAFEFKKNTQPTTRPFHIVRFIEAEYRSKLAAQLGPTEPYKPLRLNISEPENCIIDEGFPPDGYVQNFLVNVLPLGKYIPPPDTTILAKLLSQDCSTRIFRGKLKELQSLLQSPLTFDNYAERFDLLLYLEECQMHVDIKRYNKDSVTLFKDRDKRLMGLNLPGVSENRPSVLRGDHLLLTKSEEVTISNVTKYKGYVHRVELDQVKLGFSKRFLKDVYIDKMKFRVEFTVNRIPVRLQHRAVSYGSNHNLKDVLFPVASRKPEPCGPPALRLFDRKLEYNFEQYSAVCNIVAGTSKPAPYLVFGPPGTGKTVTIVEAIKQVEKNIPDAYILACAPSNSAADQLCEMLITSKHVDAHKIYRLYASSRNQKDIPKILKDNSNVDGEMIDFPCKEDLMSYKILICTLVTAGRLVTGGFSGDHFSHIFVDEAGHAVESETIISVAGLLNAETGQLVLAGDPKQLGPILRSPLAINHGLDVSLLERLMTQNDLYKKDDVEFDKRYVSKLIMNYRSHPYILEVPNKLFYDGELKACADEISSNQYCMWEHLPTKGFPVIFHGVPGKDERESNSPSFFNIYEINILVDYLKKLLLAQPKKGISRIFPKDIGIIAPYRKQVDKIKRAIDTDKDFKDYMGINNLKVGSVEEFQGQERKVIMVSTVRSSVKYISLDETFNIGFLKNEKRFNVAVTRAKSLLIMVGNPIILRTDESWGRFIDFCLERGGYTGISITSVERIEEVESRLLALNIQDEETEESPVQRYVDPEFRNDY